The following are from one region of the Vicugna pacos chromosome 9, VicPac4, whole genome shotgun sequence genome:
- the TSKS gene encoding testis-specific serine kinase substrate isoform X3, which produces MASVVVKTIWQSKEIHEAGDPPAGVESRSQLVSEAPGGVTSPAKGIAKKKKAVSFHGVEPRMSHEPMHWCLNLKRSSACTNVSLLNLAAVEPTDSSGTDSTTEDSSQLALPVPPASPTPPWAPDDPDITEILTGVNSGLVRAKDSITSLKEKTTRVNQHVQTLQSECSVLSENLERRRQEAEELEGYCSQLKGPRPGVLTQENCRKVTRSVEDAEIKTNVLKQNSALLEEKLRYLQQQLQDETPRRQEAELQALEQKLEAGLSRHGLGPTAQPPGCSGPPGSPDEPPRPRGLAPGGWGMGPRAGEGPTVSEQEFQKVSAGLEELRREVSSLTARWHQEEGAVQEALRLLGGLGGRLDVFLGQWERAQRDQAQTARGLQELRGRADELCTMVERSAVSVASLRNELEGLGPVKPILEALGRQFQSSRRGSDLSMNLDRASQGSCARCASQGQQLSTESLQQLLERALTPLVDEVKQRGLAPACPSCQRLHKKILPSPTSPAAPTLLSPGAGAPGLGQTRQGRGPELHPSAGPRRSLAGQEPAADRQDEAGVRKEAEGMGGGEKVAALDYLHLKMCSLHDQLSNLPLEGSTGTMGGGSGGGNPPKREGPTPEQ; this is translated from the exons ATGGCGAGCGTAGTGGTAAAGACAATCTGGCAGTCTAAAGAGATCCATGAGGCCGGGGACCCCCCTGCGGGGGTCGAGAGCCGCTCCCAGCTGGTCTCCGAGGCTCCTGGGGGGGTGACCAGCCCAGCCAAGGGGAtcgcaaagaaaaagaaagccgtGTCGTTCCACGG GGTGGAGCCTCGCATGTCCCATGAGCCAATGCACTGGTGCCTGAACCTCAAACGTTCCTCAGCCTGCACCAATGTGTCCCTGCTCAACCTGGCCGCCGTGGAGCCCACCGACTCCTCGGGGACAGACTCAACCACAGAAGACAGCAGCCAACTGGCACTGCCTGTGCCACCTGCCTCCCCTACCCCACCCTGGGCTCCCGATGACCCAGACATCACGGAAATACTG ACTGGGGTCAACAGTGGGTTGGTCCGTGCCAAAGACTCCATCACCAGTTTGAAGGAAAAGACTACGCGGGTTAACCAGCACGTGCAGACGCTGCAG AGTGAGTGTTCGGTGCTGAGCGAGAATCTAGAGAGAAGGCGGCAAGAGGCAGAAGAACTTGAAGGGTACTGTAGTCAACTCAAG GGCCCCCGCCCTGGTGTCCTGACCCAGGAGAACTGCAGGAAGGTGACCCGGTCGGTGGAAGATGCTGAAATAAAAACCAACGTCCTGAAGCAGAACTCTGCCCTGCTGGAG GAGAAGCTGCGCTACCTCCAGCAGCAACTGCAGGATGAGACGCCTAGGAGGCAGGAGGCCGAGCTGCAGGCGCTGGAGCAGAAGCTGGAGGCCGGCCTCTCCCGGCATGGCCTGGGACCCACCGCCCAGCCCCCCGGCTGCTCTGGCCCACCAGGGAGTCCTGACGAACCCCCACGACCGCGAGGCCTGGCCCCAGGTGGCTGGGGAATGGGAccccgggcaggggagggccccACTGTGAGTGAGCAGGAGTTTCAGAAGGTCTCTGCCGGCCTTGAGGAGCTGAG GAGAGAGGTGTCCTCGCTGACCGCCCGGTGGCATCAGGAGGAGGGGGCTGTGCAGGAGGCCCTGCGGCTGCTCGGGGGCCTGGGCGGCAGGCTTGACGTCTTCCTGGGCCAGTGGGAGCGGGCGCAGCGTGATCAGGCGCAGACTGCACGGGGCCTGCAGGAGCTGCGGGGTCGGGCTGACGAGCTGTGCACCAT GGTGGAGCGGTCAGCAGTGTCTGTGGCTTCACTGAGGAACGAACTGGAGGGGCTGGGCCCAGTAAAACCAATTCTGGAGGCGCTGGGGCGGCAATTTCAGAGCTCTCGAAGAGGGTCTGACCTCTCCATGAACCTGGATCGGGCCTCCCAAGGCTCCTGTGCCCGCTGCGCCAG ccagggGCAGCAGTTGTCCACAGAGTCCTTGCAGCAGCTGCTGGAGCGAGCGTTGACCCCGCTAGTGGATGAGGTGAAGCAGAGGGGCCTGGCACCTGCCTGCCCCAGCTGCCAGAGGCTACACAAGAAGATTCTG cccagtcCGACAAGCCCAGCCGCGCCTACACTCCTCTCCCCAGGAGCTGGAGCGCCAGGCCTTGGCCAAACACGTCAGGGCAGAGGCCCTGAGCTCCACCCTTCGGCTGGCCCAAGACGAAGCCTTGCGGGCCAAGAACCTGCTGCTGACAGACAAGATGAAGCCGGAGTGAGGAAGGAGGCTGAGGGCATGGGAGGAGG ggagaaggtggccgcTCTGGACTATCTCCACTTGAAGATGTGTTCCCTCCACGATCAACTCAGCAACCTGCCACTTGAGGGGTCCACAGGGACAATGgggggaggaagtgggggagggaatcCCCCAAAACGTGAGGGCCCAACCCCTGAACAATAA
- the TSKS gene encoding testis-specific serine kinase substrate isoform X6, giving the protein MASVVVKTIWQSKEIHEAGDPPAGVESRSQLVSEAPGGVTSPAKGIAKKKKAVSFHGVEPRMSHEPMHWCLNLKRSSACTNVSLLNLAAVEPTDSSGTDSTTEDSSQLALPVPPASPTPPWAPDDPDITEILTGVNSGLVRAKDSITSLKEKTTRVNQHVQTLQSECSVLSENLERRRQEAEELEGYCSQLKGPRPGVLTQENCRKVTRSVEDAEIKTNVLKQNSALLEEKLRYLQQQLQDETPRRQEAELQALEQKLEAGLSRHGLGPTAQPPGCSGPPGSPDEPPRPRGLAPGGWGMGPRAGEGPTVSEQEFQKVSAGLEELRREVSSLTARWHQEEGAVQEALRLLGGLGGRLDVFLGQWERAQRDQAQTARGLQELRGRADELCTMVERSAVSVASLRNELEGLGPVKPILEALGRQFQSSRRGSDLSMNLDRASQGSCARCASQGQQLSTESLQQLLERALTPLVDEVKQRGLAPACPSCQRLHKKILELERQALAKHVRAEALSSTLRLAQDEALRAKNLLLTDKMKPEEKVAALDYLHLKMCSLHDQLSNLPLEGSTGTMGGGSGGGNPPKREGPTPEQ; this is encoded by the exons ATGGCGAGCGTAGTGGTAAAGACAATCTGGCAGTCTAAAGAGATCCATGAGGCCGGGGACCCCCCTGCGGGGGTCGAGAGCCGCTCCCAGCTGGTCTCCGAGGCTCCTGGGGGGGTGACCAGCCCAGCCAAGGGGAtcgcaaagaaaaagaaagccgtGTCGTTCCACGG GGTGGAGCCTCGCATGTCCCATGAGCCAATGCACTGGTGCCTGAACCTCAAACGTTCCTCAGCCTGCACCAATGTGTCCCTGCTCAACCTGGCCGCCGTGGAGCCCACCGACTCCTCGGGGACAGACTCAACCACAGAAGACAGCAGCCAACTGGCACTGCCTGTGCCACCTGCCTCCCCTACCCCACCCTGGGCTCCCGATGACCCAGACATCACGGAAATACTG ACTGGGGTCAACAGTGGGTTGGTCCGTGCCAAAGACTCCATCACCAGTTTGAAGGAAAAGACTACGCGGGTTAACCAGCACGTGCAGACGCTGCAG AGTGAGTGTTCGGTGCTGAGCGAGAATCTAGAGAGAAGGCGGCAAGAGGCAGAAGAACTTGAAGGGTACTGTAGTCAACTCAAG GGCCCCCGCCCTGGTGTCCTGACCCAGGAGAACTGCAGGAAGGTGACCCGGTCGGTGGAAGATGCTGAAATAAAAACCAACGTCCTGAAGCAGAACTCTGCCCTGCTGGAG GAGAAGCTGCGCTACCTCCAGCAGCAACTGCAGGATGAGACGCCTAGGAGGCAGGAGGCCGAGCTGCAGGCGCTGGAGCAGAAGCTGGAGGCCGGCCTCTCCCGGCATGGCCTGGGACCCACCGCCCAGCCCCCCGGCTGCTCTGGCCCACCAGGGAGTCCTGACGAACCCCCACGACCGCGAGGCCTGGCCCCAGGTGGCTGGGGAATGGGAccccgggcaggggagggccccACTGTGAGTGAGCAGGAGTTTCAGAAGGTCTCTGCCGGCCTTGAGGAGCTGAG GAGAGAGGTGTCCTCGCTGACCGCCCGGTGGCATCAGGAGGAGGGGGCTGTGCAGGAGGCCCTGCGGCTGCTCGGGGGCCTGGGCGGCAGGCTTGACGTCTTCCTGGGCCAGTGGGAGCGGGCGCAGCGTGATCAGGCGCAGACTGCACGGGGCCTGCAGGAGCTGCGGGGTCGGGCTGACGAGCTGTGCACCAT GGTGGAGCGGTCAGCAGTGTCTGTGGCTTCACTGAGGAACGAACTGGAGGGGCTGGGCCCAGTAAAACCAATTCTGGAGGCGCTGGGGCGGCAATTTCAGAGCTCTCGAAGAGGGTCTGACCTCTCCATGAACCTGGATCGGGCCTCCCAAGGCTCCTGTGCCCGCTGCGCCAG ccagggGCAGCAGTTGTCCACAGAGTCCTTGCAGCAGCTGCTGGAGCGAGCGTTGACCCCGCTAGTGGATGAGGTGAAGCAGAGGGGCCTGGCACCTGCCTGCCCCAGCTGCCAGAGGCTACACAAGAAGATTCTG GAGCTGGAGCGCCAGGCCTTGGCCAAACACGTCAGGGCAGAGGCCCTGAGCTCCACCCTTCGGCTGGCCCAAGACGAAGCCTTGCGGGCCAAGAACCTGCTGCTGACAGACAAGATGAAGCCGGA ggagaaggtggccgcTCTGGACTATCTCCACTTGAAGATGTGTTCCCTCCACGATCAACTCAGCAACCTGCCACTTGAGGGGTCCACAGGGACAATGgggggaggaagtgggggagggaatcCCCCAAAACGTGAGGGCCCAACCCCTGAACAATAA
- the TSKS gene encoding testis-specific serine kinase substrate isoform X8 gives MASVVVKTIWQSKEIHEAGDPPAGVESRSQLVSEAPGGVTSPAKGIAKKKKAVSFHGVEPRMSHEPMHWCLNLKRSSACTNVSLLNLAAVEPTDSSGTDSTTEDSSQLALPVPPASPTPPWAPDDPDITEILTGVNSGLVRAKDSITSLKEKTTRVNQHVQTLQSECSVLSENLERRRQEAEELEGYCSQLKENCRKVTRSVEDAEIKTNVLKQNSALLEEKLRYLQQQLQDETPRRQEAELQALEQKLEAGLSRHGLGPTAQPPGCSGPPGSPDEPPRPRGLAPGGWGMGPRAGEGPTVSEQEFQKVSAGLEELRREVSSLTARWHQEEGAVQEALRLLGGLGGRLDVFLGQWERAQRDQAQTARGLQELRGRADELCTMVERSAVSVASLRNELEGLGPVKPILEALGRQFQSSRRGSDLSMNLDRASQGSCARCASQGQQLSTESLQQLLERALTPLVDEVKQRGLAPACPSCQRLHKKILPSPTSPAAPTLLSPGAGAPGLGQTRQGRGPELHPSAGPRRSLAGQEPAADRQDEAGGEGGRSGLSPLEDVFPPRSTQQPAT, from the exons ATGGCGAGCGTAGTGGTAAAGACAATCTGGCAGTCTAAAGAGATCCATGAGGCCGGGGACCCCCCTGCGGGGGTCGAGAGCCGCTCCCAGCTGGTCTCCGAGGCTCCTGGGGGGGTGACCAGCCCAGCCAAGGGGAtcgcaaagaaaaagaaagccgtGTCGTTCCACGG GGTGGAGCCTCGCATGTCCCATGAGCCAATGCACTGGTGCCTGAACCTCAAACGTTCCTCAGCCTGCACCAATGTGTCCCTGCTCAACCTGGCCGCCGTGGAGCCCACCGACTCCTCGGGGACAGACTCAACCACAGAAGACAGCAGCCAACTGGCACTGCCTGTGCCACCTGCCTCCCCTACCCCACCCTGGGCTCCCGATGACCCAGACATCACGGAAATACTG ACTGGGGTCAACAGTGGGTTGGTCCGTGCCAAAGACTCCATCACCAGTTTGAAGGAAAAGACTACGCGGGTTAACCAGCACGTGCAGACGCTGCAG AGTGAGTGTTCGGTGCTGAGCGAGAATCTAGAGAGAAGGCGGCAAGAGGCAGAAGAACTTGAAGGGTACTGTAGTCAACTCAAG GAGAACTGCAGGAAGGTGACCCGGTCGGTGGAAGATGCTGAAATAAAAACCAACGTCCTGAAGCAGAACTCTGCCCTGCTGGAG GAGAAGCTGCGCTACCTCCAGCAGCAACTGCAGGATGAGACGCCTAGGAGGCAGGAGGCCGAGCTGCAGGCGCTGGAGCAGAAGCTGGAGGCCGGCCTCTCCCGGCATGGCCTGGGACCCACCGCCCAGCCCCCCGGCTGCTCTGGCCCACCAGGGAGTCCTGACGAACCCCCACGACCGCGAGGCCTGGCCCCAGGTGGCTGGGGAATGGGAccccgggcaggggagggccccACTGTGAGTGAGCAGGAGTTTCAGAAGGTCTCTGCCGGCCTTGAGGAGCTGAG GAGAGAGGTGTCCTCGCTGACCGCCCGGTGGCATCAGGAGGAGGGGGCTGTGCAGGAGGCCCTGCGGCTGCTCGGGGGCCTGGGCGGCAGGCTTGACGTCTTCCTGGGCCAGTGGGAGCGGGCGCAGCGTGATCAGGCGCAGACTGCACGGGGCCTGCAGGAGCTGCGGGGTCGGGCTGACGAGCTGTGCACCAT GGTGGAGCGGTCAGCAGTGTCTGTGGCTTCACTGAGGAACGAACTGGAGGGGCTGGGCCCAGTAAAACCAATTCTGGAGGCGCTGGGGCGGCAATTTCAGAGCTCTCGAAGAGGGTCTGACCTCTCCATGAACCTGGATCGGGCCTCCCAAGGCTCCTGTGCCCGCTGCGCCAG ccagggGCAGCAGTTGTCCACAGAGTCCTTGCAGCAGCTGCTGGAGCGAGCGTTGACCCCGCTAGTGGATGAGGTGAAGCAGAGGGGCCTGGCACCTGCCTGCCCCAGCTGCCAGAGGCTACACAAGAAGATTCTG cccagtcCGACAAGCCCAGCCGCGCCTACACTCCTCTCCCCAGGAGCTGGAGCGCCAGGCCTTGGCCAAACACGTCAGGGCAGAGGCCCTGAGCTCCACCCTTCGGCTGGCCCAAGACGAAGCCTTGCGGGCCAAGAACCTGCTGCTGACAGACAAGATGAAGCCGGA ggagaaggtggccgcTCTGGACTATCTCCACTTGAAGATGTGTTCCCTCCACGATCAACTCAGCAACCTGCCACTTGA
- the TSKS gene encoding testis-specific serine kinase substrate isoform X10, with protein sequence MASVVVKTIWQSKEIHEAGDPPAGVESRSQLVSEAPGGVTSPAKGIAKKKKAVSFHGVEPRMSHEPMHWCLNLKRSSACTNVSLLNLAAVEPTDSSGTDSTTEDSSQLALPVPPASPTPPWAPDDPDITEILTGVNSGLVRAKDSITSLKEKTTRVNQHVQTLQSECSVLSENLERRRQEAEELEGYCSQLKENCRKVTRSVEDAEIKTNVLKQNSALLEEKLRYLQQQLQDETPRRQEAELQALEQKLEAGLSRHGLGPTAQPPGCSGPPGSPDEPPRPRGLAPGGWGMGPRAGEGPTVSEQEFQKVSAGLEELRREVSSLTARWHQEEGAVQEALRLLGGLGGRLDVFLGQWERAQRDQAQTARGLQELRGRADELCTMVERSAVSVASLRNELEGLGPVKPILEALGRQFQSSRRGSDLSMNLDRASQGSCARCASQGQQLSTESLQQLLERALTPLVDEVKQRGLAPACPSCQRLHKKILELERQALAKHVRAEALSSTLRLAQDEALRAKNLLLTDKMKPE encoded by the exons ATGGCGAGCGTAGTGGTAAAGACAATCTGGCAGTCTAAAGAGATCCATGAGGCCGGGGACCCCCCTGCGGGGGTCGAGAGCCGCTCCCAGCTGGTCTCCGAGGCTCCTGGGGGGGTGACCAGCCCAGCCAAGGGGAtcgcaaagaaaaagaaagccgtGTCGTTCCACGG GGTGGAGCCTCGCATGTCCCATGAGCCAATGCACTGGTGCCTGAACCTCAAACGTTCCTCAGCCTGCACCAATGTGTCCCTGCTCAACCTGGCCGCCGTGGAGCCCACCGACTCCTCGGGGACAGACTCAACCACAGAAGACAGCAGCCAACTGGCACTGCCTGTGCCACCTGCCTCCCCTACCCCACCCTGGGCTCCCGATGACCCAGACATCACGGAAATACTG ACTGGGGTCAACAGTGGGTTGGTCCGTGCCAAAGACTCCATCACCAGTTTGAAGGAAAAGACTACGCGGGTTAACCAGCACGTGCAGACGCTGCAG AGTGAGTGTTCGGTGCTGAGCGAGAATCTAGAGAGAAGGCGGCAAGAGGCAGAAGAACTTGAAGGGTACTGTAGTCAACTCAAG GAGAACTGCAGGAAGGTGACCCGGTCGGTGGAAGATGCTGAAATAAAAACCAACGTCCTGAAGCAGAACTCTGCCCTGCTGGAG GAGAAGCTGCGCTACCTCCAGCAGCAACTGCAGGATGAGACGCCTAGGAGGCAGGAGGCCGAGCTGCAGGCGCTGGAGCAGAAGCTGGAGGCCGGCCTCTCCCGGCATGGCCTGGGACCCACCGCCCAGCCCCCCGGCTGCTCTGGCCCACCAGGGAGTCCTGACGAACCCCCACGACCGCGAGGCCTGGCCCCAGGTGGCTGGGGAATGGGAccccgggcaggggagggccccACTGTGAGTGAGCAGGAGTTTCAGAAGGTCTCTGCCGGCCTTGAGGAGCTGAG GAGAGAGGTGTCCTCGCTGACCGCCCGGTGGCATCAGGAGGAGGGGGCTGTGCAGGAGGCCCTGCGGCTGCTCGGGGGCCTGGGCGGCAGGCTTGACGTCTTCCTGGGCCAGTGGGAGCGGGCGCAGCGTGATCAGGCGCAGACTGCACGGGGCCTGCAGGAGCTGCGGGGTCGGGCTGACGAGCTGTGCACCAT GGTGGAGCGGTCAGCAGTGTCTGTGGCTTCACTGAGGAACGAACTGGAGGGGCTGGGCCCAGTAAAACCAATTCTGGAGGCGCTGGGGCGGCAATTTCAGAGCTCTCGAAGAGGGTCTGACCTCTCCATGAACCTGGATCGGGCCTCCCAAGGCTCCTGTGCCCGCTGCGCCAG ccagggGCAGCAGTTGTCCACAGAGTCCTTGCAGCAGCTGCTGGAGCGAGCGTTGACCCCGCTAGTGGATGAGGTGAAGCAGAGGGGCCTGGCACCTGCCTGCCCCAGCTGCCAGAGGCTACACAAGAAGATTCTG GAGCTGGAGCGCCAGGCCTTGGCCAAACACGTCAGGGCAGAGGCCCTGAGCTCCACCCTTCGGCTGGCCCAAGACGAAGCCTTGCGGGCCAAGAACCTGCTGCTGACAGACAAGATGAAGCCGGAGTGA
- the TSKS gene encoding testis-specific serine kinase substrate isoform X1, whose amino-acid sequence MASVVVKTIWQSKEIHEAGDPPAGVESRSQLVSEAPGGVTSPAKGIAKKKKAVSFHGWVCRTLSGTVLAPSAASNRAQVSPVEPRMSHEPMHWCLNLKRSSACTNVSLLNLAAVEPTDSSGTDSTTEDSSQLALPVPPASPTPPWAPDDPDITEILTGVNSGLVRAKDSITSLKEKTTRVNQHVQTLQSECSVLSENLERRRQEAEELEGYCSQLKGPRPGVLTQENCRKVTRSVEDAEIKTNVLKQNSALLEEKLRYLQQQLQDETPRRQEAELQALEQKLEAGLSRHGLGPTAQPPGCSGPPGSPDEPPRPRGLAPGGWGMGPRAGEGPTVSEQEFQKVSAGLEELRREVSSLTARWHQEEGAVQEALRLLGGLGGRLDVFLGQWERAQRDQAQTARGLQELRGRADELCTMVERSAVSVASLRNELEGLGPVKPILEALGRQFQSSRRGSDLSMNLDRASQGSCARCASQGQQLSTESLQQLLERALTPLVDEVKQRGLAPACPSCQRLHKKILPSPTSPAAPTLLSPGAGAPGLGQTRQGRGPELHPSAGPRRSLAGQEPAADRQDEAGVRKEAEGMGGGEKVAALDYLHLKMCSLHDQLSNLPLEGSTGTMGGGSGGGNPPKREGPTPEQ is encoded by the exons ATGGCGAGCGTAGTGGTAAAGACAATCTGGCAGTCTAAAGAGATCCATGAGGCCGGGGACCCCCCTGCGGGGGTCGAGAGCCGCTCCCAGCTGGTCTCCGAGGCTCCTGGGGGGGTGACCAGCCCAGCCAAGGGGAtcgcaaagaaaaagaaagccgtGTCGTTCCACGGGTGGGTTTGTCGCACCCTGTCGGGGACGGTCCTAGCGCCCAGCGCTGCCTCCAACAGAGCTCAAGTCTCACC GGTGGAGCCTCGCATGTCCCATGAGCCAATGCACTGGTGCCTGAACCTCAAACGTTCCTCAGCCTGCACCAATGTGTCCCTGCTCAACCTGGCCGCCGTGGAGCCCACCGACTCCTCGGGGACAGACTCAACCACAGAAGACAGCAGCCAACTGGCACTGCCTGTGCCACCTGCCTCCCCTACCCCACCCTGGGCTCCCGATGACCCAGACATCACGGAAATACTG ACTGGGGTCAACAGTGGGTTGGTCCGTGCCAAAGACTCCATCACCAGTTTGAAGGAAAAGACTACGCGGGTTAACCAGCACGTGCAGACGCTGCAG AGTGAGTGTTCGGTGCTGAGCGAGAATCTAGAGAGAAGGCGGCAAGAGGCAGAAGAACTTGAAGGGTACTGTAGTCAACTCAAG GGCCCCCGCCCTGGTGTCCTGACCCAGGAGAACTGCAGGAAGGTGACCCGGTCGGTGGAAGATGCTGAAATAAAAACCAACGTCCTGAAGCAGAACTCTGCCCTGCTGGAG GAGAAGCTGCGCTACCTCCAGCAGCAACTGCAGGATGAGACGCCTAGGAGGCAGGAGGCCGAGCTGCAGGCGCTGGAGCAGAAGCTGGAGGCCGGCCTCTCCCGGCATGGCCTGGGACCCACCGCCCAGCCCCCCGGCTGCTCTGGCCCACCAGGGAGTCCTGACGAACCCCCACGACCGCGAGGCCTGGCCCCAGGTGGCTGGGGAATGGGAccccgggcaggggagggccccACTGTGAGTGAGCAGGAGTTTCAGAAGGTCTCTGCCGGCCTTGAGGAGCTGAG GAGAGAGGTGTCCTCGCTGACCGCCCGGTGGCATCAGGAGGAGGGGGCTGTGCAGGAGGCCCTGCGGCTGCTCGGGGGCCTGGGCGGCAGGCTTGACGTCTTCCTGGGCCAGTGGGAGCGGGCGCAGCGTGATCAGGCGCAGACTGCACGGGGCCTGCAGGAGCTGCGGGGTCGGGCTGACGAGCTGTGCACCAT GGTGGAGCGGTCAGCAGTGTCTGTGGCTTCACTGAGGAACGAACTGGAGGGGCTGGGCCCAGTAAAACCAATTCTGGAGGCGCTGGGGCGGCAATTTCAGAGCTCTCGAAGAGGGTCTGACCTCTCCATGAACCTGGATCGGGCCTCCCAAGGCTCCTGTGCCCGCTGCGCCAG ccagggGCAGCAGTTGTCCACAGAGTCCTTGCAGCAGCTGCTGGAGCGAGCGTTGACCCCGCTAGTGGATGAGGTGAAGCAGAGGGGCCTGGCACCTGCCTGCCCCAGCTGCCAGAGGCTACACAAGAAGATTCTG cccagtcCGACAAGCCCAGCCGCGCCTACACTCCTCTCCCCAGGAGCTGGAGCGCCAGGCCTTGGCCAAACACGTCAGGGCAGAGGCCCTGAGCTCCACCCTTCGGCTGGCCCAAGACGAAGCCTTGCGGGCCAAGAACCTGCTGCTGACAGACAAGATGAAGCCGGAGTGAGGAAGGAGGCTGAGGGCATGGGAGGAGG ggagaaggtggccgcTCTGGACTATCTCCACTTGAAGATGTGTTCCCTCCACGATCAACTCAGCAACCTGCCACTTGAGGGGTCCACAGGGACAATGgggggaggaagtgggggagggaatcCCCCAAAACGTGAGGGCCCAACCCCTGAACAATAA
- the TSKS gene encoding testis-specific serine kinase substrate isoform X5, whose protein sequence is MASVVVKTIWQSKEIHEAGDPPAGVESRSQLVSEAPGGVTSPAKGIAKKKKAVSFHGWVCRTLSGTVLAPSAASNRAQVSPVEPRMSHEPMHWCLNLKRSSACTNVSLLNLAAVEPTDSSGTDSTTEDSSQLALPVPPASPTPPWAPDDPDITEILTGVNSGLVRAKDSITSLKEKTTRVNQHVQTLQSECSVLSENLERRRQEAEELEGYCSQLKGPRPGVLTQENCRKVTRSVEDAEIKTNVLKQNSALLEEKLRYLQQQLQDETPRRQEAELQALEQKLEAGLSRHGLGPTAQPPGCSGPPGSPDEPPRPRGLAPGGWGMGPRAGEGPTVSEQEFQKVSAGLEELRREVSSLTARWHQEEGAVQEALRLLGGLGGRLDVFLGQWERAQRDQAQTARGLQELRGRADELCTMVERSAVSVASLRNELEGLGPVKPILEALGRQFQSSRRGSDLSMNLDRASQGSCARCASQGQQLSTESLQQLLERALTPLVDEVKQRGLAPACPSCQRLHKKILPSPTSPAAPTLLSPGAGAPGLGQTRQGRGPELHPSAGPRRSLAGQEPAADRQDEAGGEGGRSGLSPLEDVFPPRSTQQPAT, encoded by the exons ATGGCGAGCGTAGTGGTAAAGACAATCTGGCAGTCTAAAGAGATCCATGAGGCCGGGGACCCCCCTGCGGGGGTCGAGAGCCGCTCCCAGCTGGTCTCCGAGGCTCCTGGGGGGGTGACCAGCCCAGCCAAGGGGAtcgcaaagaaaaagaaagccgtGTCGTTCCACGGGTGGGTTTGTCGCACCCTGTCGGGGACGGTCCTAGCGCCCAGCGCTGCCTCCAACAGAGCTCAAGTCTCACC GGTGGAGCCTCGCATGTCCCATGAGCCAATGCACTGGTGCCTGAACCTCAAACGTTCCTCAGCCTGCACCAATGTGTCCCTGCTCAACCTGGCCGCCGTGGAGCCCACCGACTCCTCGGGGACAGACTCAACCACAGAAGACAGCAGCCAACTGGCACTGCCTGTGCCACCTGCCTCCCCTACCCCACCCTGGGCTCCCGATGACCCAGACATCACGGAAATACTG ACTGGGGTCAACAGTGGGTTGGTCCGTGCCAAAGACTCCATCACCAGTTTGAAGGAAAAGACTACGCGGGTTAACCAGCACGTGCAGACGCTGCAG AGTGAGTGTTCGGTGCTGAGCGAGAATCTAGAGAGAAGGCGGCAAGAGGCAGAAGAACTTGAAGGGTACTGTAGTCAACTCAAG GGCCCCCGCCCTGGTGTCCTGACCCAGGAGAACTGCAGGAAGGTGACCCGGTCGGTGGAAGATGCTGAAATAAAAACCAACGTCCTGAAGCAGAACTCTGCCCTGCTGGAG GAGAAGCTGCGCTACCTCCAGCAGCAACTGCAGGATGAGACGCCTAGGAGGCAGGAGGCCGAGCTGCAGGCGCTGGAGCAGAAGCTGGAGGCCGGCCTCTCCCGGCATGGCCTGGGACCCACCGCCCAGCCCCCCGGCTGCTCTGGCCCACCAGGGAGTCCTGACGAACCCCCACGACCGCGAGGCCTGGCCCCAGGTGGCTGGGGAATGGGAccccgggcaggggagggccccACTGTGAGTGAGCAGGAGTTTCAGAAGGTCTCTGCCGGCCTTGAGGAGCTGAG GAGAGAGGTGTCCTCGCTGACCGCCCGGTGGCATCAGGAGGAGGGGGCTGTGCAGGAGGCCCTGCGGCTGCTCGGGGGCCTGGGCGGCAGGCTTGACGTCTTCCTGGGCCAGTGGGAGCGGGCGCAGCGTGATCAGGCGCAGACTGCACGGGGCCTGCAGGAGCTGCGGGGTCGGGCTGACGAGCTGTGCACCAT GGTGGAGCGGTCAGCAGTGTCTGTGGCTTCACTGAGGAACGAACTGGAGGGGCTGGGCCCAGTAAAACCAATTCTGGAGGCGCTGGGGCGGCAATTTCAGAGCTCTCGAAGAGGGTCTGACCTCTCCATGAACCTGGATCGGGCCTCCCAAGGCTCCTGTGCCCGCTGCGCCAG ccagggGCAGCAGTTGTCCACAGAGTCCTTGCAGCAGCTGCTGGAGCGAGCGTTGACCCCGCTAGTGGATGAGGTGAAGCAGAGGGGCCTGGCACCTGCCTGCCCCAGCTGCCAGAGGCTACACAAGAAGATTCTG cccagtcCGACAAGCCCAGCCGCGCCTACACTCCTCTCCCCAGGAGCTGGAGCGCCAGGCCTTGGCCAAACACGTCAGGGCAGAGGCCCTGAGCTCCACCCTTCGGCTGGCCCAAGACGAAGCCTTGCGGGCCAAGAACCTGCTGCTGACAGACAAGATGAAGCCGGA ggagaaggtggccgcTCTGGACTATCTCCACTTGAAGATGTGTTCCCTCCACGATCAACTCAGCAACCTGCCACTTGA